TCTGACGCTCGATCACCTCACCGAGATCCGCCGGGTGTCCGGCGCTCCCATGGACATGTACATCGAGGCCCCCGACGACCTCGGCGGCTACGTCCGGATGTACGAGGTCGCCGAGCTGATCCGGCGCGGCGCACCGCTCTACCTGAAGTTCGGCCTGTCCAAGGCGCCCGGGATCTACCCCTACGGGCACCACATGCGGGAGCTGACCCTCGCCACCGCCAAGGAGCGCGTGCGGCGCGGCCGGCTCGCCCTGGATCTCCTGGCCCGTCACGGAGCGGACGGCGACATGGCGCCGCTCGGTTCGCGACTGCCCGGCGATCTGCAACGGTTCGAGACCTCGTCATAACGTTCCGGCTACTCGCCTTCACAAAAGAAGACACAGCCGACCACAATCCGACACATCTCTTCTCGGTCTTTCCGGCCCGACCCCCCGGAGCGACTTCGCGCCCCAGACCGAGCCCTGCACACAGATCAAGGATGATGATCATGCGTAACCGCAGAGCCGCCCTCGCCGCCATAGCCGGAGCCGCGTCCCTCGCCCTCACCCTGTCCGCCTGCGGGCAGGACAGCAAGGGCGGCAGCGAGGAGAGCGGGGACAGCGCCAAGGGCGGCACCATCGGCATCGCGATGCCGACCAAGTCCTCCGAGCGCTGGATCGCCGACGGCAACAACGTCAAGAAGGACCTGGAGTCCAAGGGCTACAAGACCCAGCTGGTCTACGGCGAGGACGACCCGGACCAGCAGGTCTCACAGATCGAGAACCTGATCACCCAGGGTGTGAAGGCGCTGATCGTCGCGGCCATCGACAACAAGTCGATGAACAACGTGCTCCAGCAGGCCAAGGACGCGAACATCCCGGTCATCTCCTACGACCGCCTGATCCTCGGCACGCCGAACGTCGACTACTACGCCTCCTTCGACAACGAGAAGGTCGGCGAGCTCCAGGGCACCTACATCGTCGAGAAGCTCGGCCTGAAGGACGGCTCCAAGAAGGGCCCGTTCAACATCGAGCTGTTCGCCGGCTCCAACGACGACAACAACACCCGCTACTTCTTCCAGGGCGCGATGAACGTCCTGCAGCCCTACATCGACAAGAAGCAGCTCGTCGTCCGCTCCGGCCAGACCAAGCTCAACCAGGTCACGACCCTGCGCTGGGACGGCGGCACCGCCCAGAAGCGCATGGACGACATCCTGACCTCGGCCTACAAGACCGAGCGCGTCGACGCGGTCCTCTCGCCCTACGACGGCATCTCCATCGGCATCCTCTCGGCGCTGAAGTCCGACGACTACGGCTCCAAGAGCAAGCCGCTGCCGGTCGTCACCGGCCAGGACGCCGAGGTCGCCTCGGTGAAGTCGATCATCGCGAACCAGCAGTCGATGACGGTCTACAAGGACACCCGCGAACTCGCGAAGGTGGCCTCCAACATGGTCGACGCCCTGCTCAACGACAAGAAGCCCGAGGTCAACGACACCAAGACCTACGACAACGGGGCGAAGGTCGTCCCGGCGTACCTGCTGGAGCCGGTGGCCGTCGACAAGTCGAACTACCAGAAGACGGTCGTCGACTCCGGCTACATCAAGGAAAGCGACCTGAAGTAACCGCCGCCAACCGACCGACGATTCACCACTGATTGGAAGGCACGACCATGGCGGGACCCGTCCTGGAAATGCGCTCGATCGTCAAGACCTTTCCCGGCGTCAAGGCGCTGTCGAACGTCACGCTGACCGTTCGGCAAGGCGAGGTCCACGCCATCTGTGGGGAGAACGGCGCCGGCAAGTCGACCCTCATGAAGGTCCTCTCCGGCGTCCACCCGCACGGCACCTACGAGGGAGACATCCTCTTCGAGGGGGAGGTCTGCCAGTTCAAGGACATCCGGGCCAGCGAAGAGCGCGGCATCGTGATCATCCACCAGGAGCTGGCCCTGGTGCCCTACCTCTCCCTCGCGGAGAACATCTTCCTCGGCAACGAGCACGCCACGCGCGGGATCATCAGCTGGACCGAGACCCTGCGCCACGCCAGCGAACTGCTGCGCCGGGTCGGCCTGTCCGACCACCCGGACACCCGCGTCGCCGACATCGGCGTGGGCAAGCAGCAGCTCGTGGAGATCGCCAAGGCCCTGTCGAAGAAGGTGAAGCTGCTCATCCTGGATGAGCCGACCGCCGCCCTGAACGACGAGGACAGCGGCAAACTCCTGGATCTGATCCTGGAGTTGAAGAAGCAGGGCATCACCTCGATCATCATCTCCCACAAGCTCAACGAGATCCGCAAGGTCGCCGACTCGGTGACGATCCTCCGCGACGGCCAGACCATCGAGACCCTCGATGTGAAGGCCCCGGAGACCACCGAGGACCGGATCATCAGCGGCATGGTGGGCCGCGACCTGGAGAACCGCTTCCCGGAGCGGTCGCCGCACGAGCCCGAGGAGGGCGTCGCGCCCGCCCTGGAGATCCGCAACTGGACGGTGCACCACCCGATCGACCAGCAGCGCAAGGTGTGCGACGACGTGTCGCTGCACGTGCGGCGGGGGGAGATCGTCGGCATCGCCGGGCTGATGGGCGCCGGCCGCACCGAACTCGCCATGAGCGTCTTCGGACGGACGTACGGCCGGTACGCGGGCGGCACGGTCCTCAAGGACGGCACGGAGATCCGCACCAAGACCGTCCCCGAGGCGGTCAAGCACGGCATCGCCTACGTCACCGAGGACCGCAAGCACTACGGCCTGAACCTCATTGACACCATCAACCGCAACATCTCGCTGACCGCCCTGGGCAAGGTCGCCAAGCACGGTGTGGTCGACGAGCACGAGGAGCGGCAGGTCGCCGAGAGCTTCCGCAAGTCCATGAACATCAAGGCGCCGACCGTCTTCGAGCCGGTGGGCAAGCTGTCCGGCGGCAACCAGCAGAAGGTCGTCCTCAGCAAGTGGATCTTCTCGGGTCCGGACGTGCTGATCCTGGACGAGCCGACGCGCGGTATCGACGTCGGCGCCAAGTACGAGATCTACACGGTCATCGACCAGCTGGCCGCCCAGGGCAAGGCGGTCGTCTTCATCTCCTCCGAGCTGCCCGAGCTGCTCGGCATGTGCGACCGCATCTACACGATGGCCGCGGGACGGCTGACGGGTGAGTTCTCGAGGGCCGAGGCCTCCCAGGAATCGCTGATGCGTCAGATGACGAAGGACAAAGAGGTATCCCGATGAGCACGGACGTGACCGCCAAGACGCCGGCCCCCGCGCCGCCCGGCAAGGGAGGGGCGGCCACCGGCGACGGACTGTTGCAGCTGGTGCTGGACGGCTTGCGCCGCAACATGCGGCAGTACGGCATGCTGATCGCGCTGGGCCTGATCGTGGTCCTGTTCGCCGTGTGGACCGACGGCGACCTGCTGCTGCCGCGCAACGTCTCCAACCTGGTGCTGCAGAACAGCTACATCCTGATCCTCGCGATCGGCATGATGCTGGTCATCATCGCGGGCCACATCGACCTGTCGGTCGGCTCGCTGACGGCGTTCGTCGGCTCGATGGCCG
This genomic stretch from Streptomyces sp. Go-475 harbors:
- the chvE gene encoding multiple monosaccharide ABC transporter substrate-binding protein, which produces MMIMRNRRAALAAIAGAASLALTLSACGQDSKGGSEESGDSAKGGTIGIAMPTKSSERWIADGNNVKKDLESKGYKTQLVYGEDDPDQQVSQIENLITQGVKALIVAAIDNKSMNNVLQQAKDANIPVISYDRLILGTPNVDYYASFDNEKVGELQGTYIVEKLGLKDGSKKGPFNIELFAGSNDDNNTRYFFQGAMNVLQPYIDKKQLVVRSGQTKLNQVTTLRWDGGTAQKRMDDILTSAYKTERVDAVLSPYDGISIGILSALKSDDYGSKSKPLPVVTGQDAEVASVKSIIANQQSMTVYKDTRELAKVASNMVDALLNDKKPEVNDTKTYDNGAKVVPAYLLEPVAVDKSNYQKTVVDSGYIKESDLK
- the mmsA gene encoding multiple monosaccharide ABC transporter ATP-binding protein, whose protein sequence is MAGPVLEMRSIVKTFPGVKALSNVTLTVRQGEVHAICGENGAGKSTLMKVLSGVHPHGTYEGDILFEGEVCQFKDIRASEERGIVIIHQELALVPYLSLAENIFLGNEHATRGIISWTETLRHASELLRRVGLSDHPDTRVADIGVGKQQLVEIAKALSKKVKLLILDEPTAALNDEDSGKLLDLILELKKQGITSIIISHKLNEIRKVADSVTILRDGQTIETLDVKAPETTEDRIISGMVGRDLENRFPERSPHEPEEGVAPALEIRNWTVHHPIDQQRKVCDDVSLHVRRGEIVGIAGLMGAGRTELAMSVFGRTYGRYAGGTVLKDGTEIRTKTVPEAVKHGIAYVTEDRKHYGLNLIDTINRNISLTALGKVAKHGVVDEHEERQVAESFRKSMNIKAPTVFEPVGKLSGGNQQKVVLSKWIFSGPDVLILDEPTRGIDVGAKYEIYTVIDQLAAQGKAVVFISSELPELLGMCDRIYTMAAGRLTGEFSRAEASQESLMRQMTKDKEVSR